Proteins from a genomic interval of Musa acuminata AAA Group cultivar baxijiao chromosome BXJ1-9, Cavendish_Baxijiao_AAA, whole genome shotgun sequence:
- the LOC135593180 gene encoding uncharacterized protein LOC135593180 isoform X1 has product MEPSLFASSPDKSELDLKSSFRKPTNDATSRKYQRHSPVGRSDSSSSGVNRSLVGFGGVGFLSTDQKKKLLWGNKKNNPTEESSSRWDLHLFQDLERQEKFNRLMSLSLPLRLWPIVGREGNRGSSRERTRRQRWKPPSKENRRSSMHIWRGNMLLVFGVLACDDMTHQGENVRASECTSHTIMDTRRMPVSQPGLALGNVQRRRRYGKKRIRDSNLLPWNSEEHEKEKTKGNRTIDHGLRRKI; this is encoded by the exons ATGGAGCCTTCCTTATTTGCATCTTCCCCTGATAAATCAGAATTGGATCTTAAGTCATCATTTAGAAAACCCACAAATGATGCAACTAGTCGCAAGTATCAACGCCATTCACCTGTTGGTAGATCAGATTCATCTTCATCTGGTG TTAATAGGAGCCTTGTAGGGTTTGGAGGGGTCGGATTCTTGTCTACTGACCAAAAGAAAAAGCTCCTTTGGGGTAATAAAAAGAACAATCCTACAGAAGAG TCCTCCAGTCGTTGGGACTTGCATCTGTTTCAAGACCTGGAGCGCCAGGAAAAGTTCAACAGACTCATG AGTCTGAGCTTGCCTTTGCGACTATGGCCAATTGTAGGGCGTGAAGGGAACCGTGGCTCCTCCAGAGAACGGACCCGACGACAAAGATGGAAGCCTCCAAGCAAAGAAAACAGGAGGAGCTCGATGCACATCTGGAGAGGCAATATGCTGCTGGTCTTCGGGGTCTTGGCTTGTGATGACATG ACACATCAAGGAGAAAATGTCCGAGCATCTGAATGCACAAGTCATACGATCATGGACACGAGACGAATGCCAGTATCTCAGCCCGGACTCGCTCTTGGCAACGTACAGCGCCGACGACGCTACGGAAAGAAGCGCATCAGAGACTCTAATTTGTTGCCTTGG AATTCCGAAGAACAcgagaaagaaaaaacaaaaggaaatcGAACAATCGATCACGGCCTCAGAAGAAAGATATAG
- the LOC135593180 gene encoding uncharacterized protein LOC135593180 isoform X2 produces the protein MEPSLFASSPDKSELDLKSSFRKPTNDATSRKYQRHSPVGRSDSSSSGVNRSLVGFGGVGFLSTDQKKKLLWGNKKNNPTEESSSRWDLHLFQDLERQEKFNRLMGVKGTVAPPENGPDDKDGSLQAKKTGGARCTSGEAICCWSSGSWLVMT, from the exons ATGGAGCCTTCCTTATTTGCATCTTCCCCTGATAAATCAGAATTGGATCTTAAGTCATCATTTAGAAAACCCACAAATGATGCAACTAGTCGCAAGTATCAACGCCATTCACCTGTTGGTAGATCAGATTCATCTTCATCTGGTG TTAATAGGAGCCTTGTAGGGTTTGGAGGGGTCGGATTCTTGTCTACTGACCAAAAGAAAAAGCTCCTTTGGGGTAATAAAAAGAACAATCCTACAGAAGAG TCCTCCAGTCGTTGGGACTTGCATCTGTTTCAAGACCTGGAGCGCCAGGAAAAGTTCAACAGACTCATG GGCGTGAAGGGAACCGTGGCTCCTCCAGAGAACGGACCCGACGACAAAGATGGAAGCCTCCAAGCAAAGAAAACAGGAGGAGCTCGATGCACATCTGGAGAGGCAATATGCTGCTGGTCTTCGGGGTCTTGGCTTGTGATGACATG A